In Hymenobacter volaticus, the genomic window AAAGAGGATTTGGCAATTTCCACGGCGTATATCTGATTGCTGCCCTCGAAGTTGGCGCGGAAGATGATCCACTTCTCGTCTGGCGAAAAGTGCACGTTCGGTTCCAAGGCGTACTGGTGCTGCTTCATGTTCACCAACTTCTCGGACTTGAACTTGAGACCCTGCGGCCGCAGCAGATAAATCCACTTGCCATCGGGGGCCTTGGCCACGGCCGTTTCGTTGCCCCGTCGCCGGCAAACAGCAGTTGGCTAGGCGAAATAGTGTAGTGCACCGACCACTCGTTGCGTTCTAGTTGGCACTTTCTTTCGTGCCCGTTTTTCAGATCAGTACCCGTCACGTAGAAGGTTTCGCCGCGTGGAAGTTGCTGGTCGTACCAGATGGTTTTGCCATCGGGGCTAAAAAATTCGTGGCCGGCAATTTCCATGTCCATTGTGCGCTTGTGCACCAGTTTCACATCCTTGCTCTTGGTGTCGATGGTCCAAATGCGGTCCACTTTATGCCAGGGTCCTTCGTGGCAAAACATGAGTAGCTGCGGATCAGTGGGCGAAAACTGCACGTGGTTCAGCCAAGCTTTATCGGTGAACAGCTTGTCTATCTGTCCGGTCTGCACGTTCACGGTGAAGAGAGTCCGTGGCAGTTTAGCCTCGTAAATGCGGTTGAAAAAGTCGCTCTTGGCCGGATACTTCTTGGATATTTCCTTTTCCTCGTCCGTCGACCAGGCACCGCCGAGTAGCGTTTCGTCGGCGTTGAGTGTGGTGATGGTGGCTTTGAAATCGGCGGGGAACACAAACACCAGCCGGGTCTTCTTGGTGTCAACGTGTGTGGCGTACACACTGTCACCAGTCTGGTAAAACACCTCCCGACGCTTGGGAGCCACTATTTCGCCGCTTACTGAAGCAAAGGCCCGGGTTAGCGGCTCGCTCTGCCGGGTCTTCAGGTTCACGACGTACAGCTGCTTGCCTTGGGGGCTTTTGTGGTAGTACACCATCTTGTCGCCCTCTCGGCCCGTCTTCCTTAGGAAGGGGTTGTTATGAAAATAGAAGCTTTCGTTTTCCCCGCTCAATCCAGTTAACCGCACAATACGGTGGCCAGTAGCTTCATCTATCCATTCGGCGGCGGCCATGGGCTTTTGCGCGCCCGTGGCGAGAACTTTCTGGGCCTGCGCTCCTATTCCAAGCAGCAAAAGGCAGCTGAGTAAGGCAAGGGAACGGGTTGTTTTCATGGGCGGGAAGGAGAAGTAGGTTGGGGTCATTTCAGGTGCTCGTAGTTCGGCGGCAGGGTCCGCAGCGCCTCCGGCACGTTTACGTATTGGGCCAAGTCGCGCAGAGCAATAACTTGGTAGTGGTTGTCGTGAAGATACTTCAAGTACTCTTCAAATAGAGCCGGCGGGGTCGTCACCCACTCATGCGCATTATCGGGTACGCCGTGCACCGTGAGCACCACGATTTTGCCGTTCTGGGCCTGCTGCACTACAGCTTTGATGTCGAGCTTATCGGCAGTAGCGGTGCTGAAGCTCGGAATCAGAAATGGGTGGTCGGTGGTGGGGTCGTAGGCGCGGCGGCCCCGGCGCGGGCAAACTGGTAGCCTTGAGCTTGCAACACCACCAGCGAAGTGGGGTGCGTATCGTAGCCAGGATACGCGAAGGTGGTGGGCTTGGGAATGCGGTACGTGGCACAGCGCTTTTCTATCGAGTCCAGCTCAGCTTTGAATTGCGGGGGCGTGAGCTTGTTTACGTGCCGGTGCGTGAGCGTGTGGCTCGCCACTTCGAAGCCCGCTTGGTGCAACTGCTGTATCTGCGGCCAGCTCATGTACTTGGTTTTGTCGGCGAAGTCGGGCGGGAACTCGCACACGAAGAACGTGCCACCGAAACCGTACTTCTTGAGCAGTGGCGCTACTACCGTAGCGTGGCTCACGACGCCATCATCGAAAGTGAGTACCACCAGCTTATCGGGAATGGGCCGCCGGAGCACCTGCGCGCTGGCAATGGGCGCCATCGCCAACCACCCCGCCACAATCAGCCAGAAAACTCGTTGGGAAGTTCGCGCCACTGCTACTGAAGTGAAGGTGGAAGACACAACAAGAAAACACGATGGCAGCCCCGAACTCTCCTGTACTCTTCGGTAGGCCTCTGGCCGTGCTCGAAAATGCAGAAGTCGCCGCCAATCTGCTCCTGCTATACCACTGTCTAGCTTCTCCTGAATGTTGTTTTCTAAACAATGAAGGCATCTTAACGGTAGAAGTCAGTTTAATCAAAGAAAAGGAATGTACCTTTTCAGCGCTCTTACAGCCTTTTCCACTTCCACACAACGTGGGGCTAGCCCCGAAACCAAACTCATAAAACGATGAGCGAAACGCCAACCAAGTACTCCTTTGGCATGATCGGCCTAGGAACGATGGGTCGCAACCTCCTGCTGAACATTGCTGACCACGGGTTTGCCGTGGCGGGCTATGATAAAAGTCAAAAACAAGTAGACCTGTTACGGGAGGAAAGCGAGGGTAAAGCCGTAGAAGGCTTTTCCGACCCGGAAGCTTTCGTACAAAGCATTGCCACCCGCGCGCGATTATGATGTTGGTGCCCGCGGGCGCCATCGTAGACGCCGTAATTGTGGAAATGCAGCAGTACTTAAGCCCCGGCGACATTCTCATCGACGGTGGCAATTCGCACTTCACCGACACCGAACGCCGCGCTACTTCCTTGGAAAAGGTTGGCCTGCACTTTTTTGGGATGGGCGTATCGGGCGGCGAAGAAGGAGCCCGCTTCGGCCGAGCATGATGCCCGGCGGCGACCGGGAAGCCTACAAGGTGATGCAGCCCGTGTTCGAAGCCATTGCGGCCAAAGCTGACGGAGCGCCTTGCGTGGCCTACATGGGCCCTGGCGCGGCGGGTCACTACGTGAAAATGGTGCACAACGGCATCGAGTACGGCCTGATGGAGCTGATTGCCGAAACCTACGGCGTGATGAAAAACGGCCTCGGCATGGATAACGAAGCCATCCGCCAGACCTTTGCGAAGTGGAACGAAGGTCGGCTACAGTGCTACCTGCTCGAAATCACCAAGGATATTTTCGCCTACAAAGCCCCCGACACCGACCATCTGCTGCTCGACGACATCCGCGACGAAGCCCGCTCCAAAGGCACCGGTAAGTGGACCTCGCAATCGGCAATGGACGTGGCCTTGCCCATCCCAACCATCGACAATGCCGTGTCGATGCGGGACCTGTCGAAGTTCAAAGCACTACGTGAACAGTTGGCGGCCCTTTATCTGCCGGTTGCCTCGCCACTTTCCGGCGACAAAGAAGAACTGCTTCGCCAACTAGAAGAGGCGCTTTATTTCAGCATGGTGGTCACGTATGCGCAGGGCATGCACTTGCTAGCCAGCGCGTCGAAAGACCTTAAATACGACTTGCAGCTGGCTACCATTGCCAAAATCTGGCGTGGCGGCTGCATCATCCGGTCGGTGTTCTTGAATGATATTTTCAATGCCTTCGAGCAAAATAAGGACTTAGAACACTTACTGCTCGATGCAAACGTGCAAAAACAAGTAACGAGCGTGCTGCCCGGTGCCCGCACGGTAGTAGGGGCCGCCGTAGCGGCTGGTATGGCGGTGCCGGCCTTCTCGGCTTCGCTAAGCTACTTCGAGGCGCTACGAACGGCCCGCCTGCCCTCCAACCTGATTCAGGCGCAACGCGACTATTTCGGGGCACACACGTACGAGTTGATCGGGCACGAAGGCGTTTTCCACACGCAGTGGACGCCCAAGCATGAAGACGCAACCTTCAAGAAGGGCGCGCAGGTGGAAGAGGAACCCCAAAGCCAGCAGCCGGTAATTCCGAACAAGTAGTTCTCCTTCCATCTGTTATCGGTTAAGCAAATAGGCATGAATACCAACGAGAAAATCCAGCCGACCATCTTCGTCATCTTTGGTGGCACCGGCGACTTGAACGCACGCAAGCTGGCCCCGGCGCTCTACAATCTGTACTTGGAAGGTTGGCTGCCCACGCAGTTCTCCATCATTGGTACAGGCCGTACCAAGCTGAAAGAAGAGGAGTTTCGCGCCAATCTGCTGAAGGATATCAATCAGTTTTCGCGCAGCGGCAAGGTGAAGCCGGAGCAGTGGGAAATTTTCTCCCAAAACCTGTTCTATCAAGCCTCTGATTTGAACGATGCCGAAACCTACAAGGAATTTGGCGTCCGCATTCAGCAGCACGAAACCGAATGGCACACCCGCGCCAACGTCATCTACTACTTGGCGGTGGCTCCCAATTTCTTCCCCATTATTGCCGAAAACCTAGCCAAGAGCAAGCTCACCAAGGATGCCGAACGCACCCGCATTGTGATTGAGAAGCCGTTTGGGCACGATTTGGAATCGGCGAAGGCGTTGAACCAGTTGCTGACCCGGATTTTCAATGAGCGGCAGATTTACCGCATCGACCATTATCTGGGCAAGGAAACCGTGCAGAACATCATGGCCTTCCGGTTTGCCAACTCCATTCTGGAGCCCGTTTGGAACCGCAGCCACATCGACCACGTGCAGATTTCGGTGACTGAGCAGCTCGGGGCTGGCGAACGAGCCGGCTACTACGACGGCTCGGGCGCCCTGCGCGACATGATTCAGAACCACTTGCTGCAACTGCTGTGCATCATCGCCATGGAGCCGCCCATCAGCTTCAATGCCGAGGAAGTACGTAACCGCAAAGTGGACGTGCTACGGGCCATGCGCCGGTTTTCGCCCGAAGACGTGCGCCTCTCCACGGTGCGCGGCCAGTACGGCAACGGCTGGATCGAGGGCAAGGAAGTGCCTGGGTACCGCGACGAACTAGGCTCGGATTCCAACACCGAAACCTTCGCCGCCGTGAAGTTTTTCGTGGACAACTGGCGTTGGGAAGGCGTACCGTTCTATCTGCGTACCGGCAAGCGTATGCACCAATCGGCGTCCGTGATTACCATTCAGTTCAAGGACGTACCGCACTTCATGTTTCCGGCTTCCGCGGCCGACAACATCAGCCACAACCGGCTCATCATCAGCATTCAGCCTGAAATGAGCATCCGGCTGCAAGTGCAAGCCAAGCGCCCCGGCCTGGACATGGTGCTGAACACCGTAGATATGGTGTTCGACTACAAAGGCACCTATACCAACCAAGCGCCCGAAGCCTACGAAACGTTATTGCTCGACACCATGCTCGGCGACCAAACGCTGTTCATGCGCGGCGACCAAGTGGAAGAGGCGTGGGACTTGATCATGCCCATCCTGACCACTTGGCAAAACCGCATGAGCCTCAACTTCCCCAATTACTCGGCCGATTCGTGGGGTCCGGAATCGGCGGAAGCTCTCATTGCCCGCGAAGGTTTCCACTGGTTCACGCTCCCCGTCAACAACAAGAAAAAACCGGCCTAATGAAGCTTCACATTTCTCCGGCCACCACCGAGGTACTGCACGAGCTAGCCGACTACTTCGTGGCAGCGGCCAACCAGGCTATTGCCGCACACGGCCGCTTTACGGTGGCGCTTTCGGGCGGTAGCTCGCCTAAAAAGCTGTTCGAGTTGTTGGCGTCTGATGCGTTCAAAGACCAACTGGATTGGACTAAGGTGTATTTCTTCTTTGGCGATGAGCGCAACGTACCGCACACCGACCCACAGAGCAACTACCTGATGGCGAAAACCGCCTTGTTCGAGCCTCTGCACATCGACGCCGCCCAGACGTTTGCGGTTGATACCAGCCTCCCTCCTGCCCAAGCCGCGGAAGCTTACACAACCGCTATCAACCAGCATTTCAACAGCGAGCAAGCCCGCTTCGACTTAATACTGCTCGGTCTAGGCGATAATTCGCACACAGCTTCCTTGTTCCCGCACACGTCCGTACTACACGACAAGTCGGCTAGCGTGCAAGACGTATATGTGGAAGAGTTGAAGGGGCATCGTATCACCTTTACTGCGCCACTAATCAATCAGGCCCGCGCTGTTGCGTTTCTGGTTTTTGGCGAAGACAAAGCTGCCGCGGTACGTCACATTCTGGAAGACAAGGAAGACATCGACAACTTCCCTGCCCAACTCATTGCTCCCACCGACGGCGACTTGCATTGGTTTTTGGACACGGCAGCTGCTTCTAAGCTTGACCAGCAGGCTAGTTAAACTTCGGCTTACCTCTTTGTAAAAAGGACGGCCTGCTGCGCTTAGCGTAGCAGGCCGTCCTTTTTATATAATCATGAATTATCTAGTCTCAGATTAAGGTAGTTCCGCGAAGTCGGTGGCAGGCTGAGGCGCCGCACCGGCCCGTAGCACCTGCGCCTGCCCTTCGCGGACGACCAGGGCGGCGCGAGCTAACCCAAGGAACAGGCCGTGTTCCACGAGGCCGGGAATAGTTTTGAGTTGCTTTGCCAGTTCGGAGGGGTTAAGCAAATGGCCGTAGTGGCAGTCAATCAGTAGATTTCCTTGATCGGAATAGGCATACTTGTTCGGGTCGTTCTTGTCCATCCGAACCACTGGATTGCCTCCAGTGGCTGCCACGGCATCCATCACCCAAGGCAGCGCAAACGAAACCACCTCCAGCGGCAGCGGAAACTGCCCGAGTTGCGCTACTGCCTTCGAGGAATCGGCAATGACGAGCATGTAAGCGGAAGCAGTAGCCAGCACTTTTTCCCGCAGCAACGCGCCGCCGCCACCTTTTATCAAGTTTAACTGCGGGTCTAGCTCGTCGGCGCCGTCCACGGTCAGGTCGAAGCGCAGGCCGCGGTGAGGTTCCACCAACGGAATGCCGAGCTGGCGGGCTAGGTTCTCGCTGGCTACCGAGGTGGCGGTGGCCTGAATGCGCAATTCGCCGGCTTGCACCTTCTGGCCGAGTAGCTTGATGAAGTGCGCCGCCGTACTGCCCGTGCCCAGCCCGACCAGCATGCCATCGCGCACCCACCGCAAGGCGGCTTGGGCGGCCACTTGCTTTTCCTGATCTAGTAGCTCTTTATCTTTTGTTGGTGTCATTAGCGTAGGTAGTAATAAAGGTTGGGGCCAACCTGTAGTCTTACGTACTTCTTCACCAAACTGCGGTGCTTATAGCGTGACACTTTCAAGCAACCTGTCTAGCATTTGGTTTCGCTGCTCCTTTAACTCTGTTGCTCAAGGTTACTTTATCGTATAACCAGCAAATAAAAAAGCCTCAACTTTCGTTGAGGCTTTTTGGTGATCCCGCTGGGATCACAGCATATTTACCATAAATACTCAAAAAACATCCTCAAAAGACATTTAAAGGGGATTTAATGTTTTAACTTTACTTTATTTTACTTGTTTTTCACAATATTTACGGTCCCACTTATGGGCCCACTCAAATCTTTACTTACATTTGGCAGCCGGCTTAGAAGTGAGCCCAAACTACTCTCTACATTACCATGTCCTCCACCAAACTAGTTATCCGCAGTGACCGAAAAGCCTTCGGCAAAACCACTATATACGTTCAGTACACGCATAAAAGTGCCAAGAAGAAGTTCAGTACCGGCTACAGTATTGCACCTAACTGTTGGAACGGAACGGCTGGAAAGGCTACTGGTACTTCTAAAGAAATAGTAGAGTTTAATGCACGGCTCCAGATTATCAAAGGAAGAATTGACAAGATTGTTCAAGATGCCATCTTAGTAGGAGAAGAGCCTTCTTTTGCGCTCGTTGAAGAACGACTAAAAGGCCTCTCTAATTCCTCCAGTAAGCTTCCAGAGTTGCTTAAGCAGGAGAAATCTAGCAATCAAGACTTCTTAGAGCTTTTTGCAGAAAACATTAACGTTACTAGTGCTTCGAAATCGCATGGTACGATTAAGCATTACAAGAGCACGCTGAACCATCTAAAAGCCTATGCGTCGAAACGAAGCATCAAACTGACTTTATCTTATTTAGACACCAACTTTTACCATGACTTTGTCCAGTTCCTGACCAAAGAGTTGGAGATGACCAATGGCACAGTCAACAACCAGCTTAAGCGGGTTAAAGTAGTGATGAGTTATGCGCTGGACAAAGGATTGACTGATAATATTGCTTTCCGCAAATTCAAGCTCCTGAAACATACGGAAGCCGATGTTATTTACTTAACCCAAAGCGAACTACAAATCCTCTTCGAAGCAGACTTGTCATCGGAGCCGCGCATGGCCAAGGTGCGTGACTTATTTGTCTTAGGCTGTACCACTGGGCTACGGCATTCGGACTTCAGCATCATTCGCCCAGAGAATATTGAGAATGATCAGTTGGTGCTGCGCACCATAAAAACGGGAGACTGGCTTAGATTAGATCTCAACCAATACTCGCGAACCATCCTACAGCGCTATCCTAATGGGCTACCGAAGCTCTCTCAGCAAAAGTTTAATGAGTATGTGAAAGAACTGGGACAGCATTGTGGTATCGACAAATCAATCCTTGTGGTGCATTATCAGGGCACCAAACGAATTATGGAGCGCGTACCAAAGTACAGCCTCTTATCCTCTCATACAGGCCGGCGCACCTTTGTAACTCAAAGCCTAGAACGCGGGATGCCCATAGAAGTACTTCAGAAATTTACTACTCACAAAGACCTCAAGACGCTAATGCGCTACGCCAAAGTGGCTGACGAACAAAAGAAGTTGCAGATGGAAAAAGCGTGGGGTTAAGAACTAAATGAACTGAAATACTTAGAGAGCTTTTAGGGCGAATAACCGACGTACTTGTGCTAGAAGGTTAATGTATGCATCGTCTATCTCTTTTATCTTATTAAAACGCCCTAGCTCTACCCTTGTGGCGCGGGCATCATCACGCGAAAGTCCCAGGCTAGTAGCTTAAGAGATAGCTCGCGATGGTGCCAGCATCGCAGGCAGAGCCAGTACTAAGGGCTAGGTTGGGCAGGCGGGCAAGTAGGACGTCTTTTTGACAATGTAGAGCCTCTTTTGCAAAGAGTAGGCCTTGGTATCTGCCAGTAACATCTGTTACTACAAGTACGCACAGGATAGAGTACAACTCTCGACACATGGGATAACAGGCTCGGAAAAATTACTTTAAATATTATAATATTTAAAGTAATTTTCTTGTAAATTAAAGCAGATGGAAATTTTAGCTGTACGCTTATTAAAGTGATTGGTGATCTACGCTTCCCCATGCGCCTTCGCGGTGTCCCTCCCTCGCTGTCTCTACTTCAGTCGGCCCACGTCCCTACCCCTACGTGTTGGTAAACTCTGTACGTTTGTTTATTTTTATAAAAAGACATTTGAAACACAAATACTTAAAATATTTCTTGGTTGTTCTTAATCATAAGAATGGAATCTGCAGGCATAAATTCAGAATACGCACGCAAACATTGTTTTAAATAATATATTAATACACAATAAGCAATATTTAAATATACAACAATATCCACGACAGTCCAATCTATTATTTAATTATAACTAATAGCGCTTTACTATTGATATTTAAGTGGTTATTAACGTCTAGTTTTAGCATTATTTTTCTCTTTTATTAAAAATACTGAATAAATAAAACGTATGTTAATCATATTTATACCATAAGTAGTAATTTAATATTTACAATATAATTAAAATAATATCTAAAACATATAAAAATTAAAAAGATTTCCCAATGAATCTAAAAACATATTATTATGAACAATCTAAATATTTTCATCCCGCTTTTTTATGCTTATTTGCGTGTGCTTGCAATGCATATTTTGTCTAAAAAATCAAAGACTGTTTTAATCGTAGCGGCTGTATAAAACATTTAGTGATTTATACATTAAACTAGAACAGATTATATGCTGGAGCTAAAAAATTGAGGAGTGTGGGTACTTGATGATTATAATAAGCCTGTTTCTGCATGGATGCCATTATCCGACCGATTAGAAAACTTGCAAATAAGCTGTTTTGCAAAATCTAATATTGATAATAAATATTAGTCATAGGCAATGATTTATAAGCTAATTCAATCCAGTAGAAGATGTAAATTAATGGACAAAAATGATAAATTACAATTTTTGAATACTGACTTTTATTCGTCTGAATAAAATATAATTCACTTTATAATCATATTAAACACGGGAAATATCAAACAATCGTTTTATAATTTATGGCTTAAACTCATTATTACTTGGACATAATTTAAGAATAAATATAGTTTGTGATTCATCTATATAACTTCAATTATAAGCTGCATTTAAGTATTTTTTTTTTAAAGAGAGCGTCATATGGAAGATCAAGTTAAGAATTTATGGGAAATAGTTTTAAATGTATGCACTCTAATAGGGGCAGGGGCAGCATTTTGTTTTTCGCTGTACACTTGGAATAAAGGTAATCATGCTAAAAGGGCTGAATTTTTAGACACTTTGTTAAAAGAATTCAATAATAATAACACTTATATGGCACGAAGACTATTAGATGGTTTTGCGTTAACTGCTCCTAGTCATGAACAAATTATATTGTCAAATAATTTATTACGCGATCATAGGGCCAAGCCTGTCATATCAAGTATAGAAATCGAGGCCCGTGAGTCATTTGATAAGTTTTTAGAATTCTTTGCAAAAGTGGAATTTTATTTTGATTTAGGTCTAATTACAAAAAATGAGTTACGATATTTTAACTACTATCTGGTGAAGTGCGCTTATGAAGGTGAGGGATGCGTCTTAAATTATGCAGTAATATATGAATACGACGCGTTGCAGAGGTTATTATATGTGATGAATATAAATATTTCTAATAAAAACAATAAATATGATTGGAAGATCATATTTATTGATAACAAACAAAAGAACAGATATGAGAGATTAAGAGGCGGCTACTAGGAAGGTGGTAAAACAAGTATTGATTAGCGTCAGTAGGTTGAAGTATTAGCTCGCCCTGCGCTACATCATCTCCTTACTCAGCTAGGTGAGCCAGTCCGGTGCTGGGGCGCAACTCGACCACGGACATCTGCGTGAGCGACAGGTGTAGCTTGCAGAAGAAGGTGGTAATACTTGGCTTGCCCTAGTCGCTGTAGTGTGAAGTAGCTTATGATTGAGAAGGCCCCTCTTTAGGTGTTATTAGACAAATAAGGTAAACCCTCCAAGTTGGCCTTATACGGGCTTGCTCGGCGGCCTCTCCGGTGTCTGACCTGATGAACGAGACGTTTGAGCGCATTACCGACGAGGAACGAGCGCGTCACCTTGCTGTTTTTCTCGGCTGGCAAAGCCAACACCCAGTTTGCTGCCCAGCGTCCCTGGGCCAACCATGCCCGGACGTTTGGCATTGCCGCCTCAACGGAAAACGAGCATCTGGCCAGCTATTCCAATTTTGGCGAAGGCATTGACTTATGCGCGCCCAGCAGCGACGAGAACATTGGGCTGCGCAGCATCACGAATACCAGCTTGCCAGGGGGTGGTGACTTGGCCGGCCATACGGGTGGCCCCGACGACTACACCGCCCACTTCGGGGGTACTTTGTCGACCACGCCGTTGACGGCGGAGGTGGCGGCCTTTGTGCTGAGCTTGGACCCCACGCTCACGTGGCAGGAAGTGCGCGATATTTTCAACAACACCGCCGTTAAATTGACTTCGTCAACACTGATGCCCAAGCGCTTTTGGGCCTGGACTGCGGTACGTTGGCCGTCAGTATGCCGTATCAAGAGCCGCGAAGGGCCTTCATATTTTGGTGAGTGAAGCGGGTAGCATACCTAGGATTTAACCGGGAGAGGAGGCCTAGGAATTGGGCATCCCTCCCTACTACTGCTCTGAACTGATGGCTATTACAAATCCAACTGGAAAAACAAGCCTATTCCGGACTACTGTATTTGGAGGGTTGACGGTTCATCGGTTATGAGAATAAAGGTGACATAACCATATGCTTAATTTAATCCTTTATATGGCGAACCATGCAACCATTTTTTTGCTTCCCACTTTGCAACTTAAATTACCTGAATTTGAGGAGCAAGGGGCTGTTCCTACCTTGTCGTGTTAAAAAAAACATCCAACAAAACCGCTCTTCAAACCGTGATGCAACTTGCAAGAAATGAAACGCAAAAATCATCATTTCGCCCTTAAAATTCTTTTCTTCCCGATATACAAAATTTCACTTCTTAATCTCATTTCCTTTCTTCCTCCCCACCCTTTCAATCGTTATATTCTCCAAATCAATCTGTCCCACAAACGGCGTCAACAGTGTTTCACTACGGTAAATAATCTGTCTTGCTTCTACGAGCTGGATCAGCAATTCCCTTCCGTTCAGTTGTTGGATTGCTTCTTTACCAAGATTGATTCTATAAAAGCCGGAAACATCCGTAACCGCCTGCCAATTTTGTTTTTCCTCTTTTTCGTTTTCGGTTTTCGCCAGGAACAAAGCGACCTGTAGGCCCTCTAATGGGTTGAGATTATCATCAAACACGAATCCCTGTACCTGCCAGGTATCCAGATCAAAACTTTCATCTTTTGCGCGCATCGTAAGATCCACTTGCATACGGAGTGCAGGAAAGAGCGATTCATTAAACCCCATCCTTTGCCTCATTTTT contains:
- a CDS encoding NAD(P)-binding domain-containing protein: MSETPTKYSFGMIGLGTMGRNLLLNIADHGFAVAGYDKSQKQVDLLREESEGKAVEGFSDPEAFVQSIATRARL
- the rpiA gene encoding ribose-5-phosphate isomerase RpiA; its protein translation is MTPTKDKELLDQEKQVAAQAALRWVRDGMLVGLGTGSTAAHFIKLLGQKVQAGELRIQATATSVASENLARQLGIPLVEPHRGLRFDLTVDGADELDPQLNLIKGGGGALLREKVLATASAYMLVIADSSKAVAQLGQFPLPLEVVSFALPWVMDAVAATGGNPVVRMDKNDPNKYAYSDQGNLLIDCHYGHLLNPSELAKQLKTIPGLVEHGLFLGLARAALVVREGQAQVLRAGAAPQPATDFAELP
- a CDS encoding site-specific integrase, which codes for MSSTKLVIRSDRKAFGKTTIYVQYTHKSAKKKFSTGYSIAPNCWNGTAGKATGTSKEIVEFNARLQIIKGRIDKIVQDAILVGEEPSFALVEERLKGLSNSSSKLPELLKQEKSSNQDFLELFAENINVTSASKSHGTIKHYKSTLNHLKAYASKRSIKLTLSYLDTNFYHDFVQFLTKELEMTNGTVNNQLKRVKVVMSYALDKGLTDNIAFRKFKLLKHTEADVIYLTQSELQILFEADLSSEPRMAKVRDLFVLGCTTGLRHSDFSIIRPENIENDQLVLRTIKTGDWLRLDLNQYSRTILQRYPNGLPKLSQQKFNEYVKELGQHCGIDKSILVVHYQGTKRIMERVPKYSLLSSHTGRRTFVTQSLERGMPIEVLQKFTTHKDLKTLMRYAKVADEQKKLQMEKAWG
- a CDS encoding oligogalacturonate lyase family protein, with protein sequence MKTTRSLALLSCLLLLGIGAQAQKVLATGAQKPMAAAEWIDEATGHRIVRLTGLSGENESFYFHNNPFLRKTGREGDKMVYYHKSPQGKQLYVVNLKTRQSEPLTRAFASVSGEIVAPKRREVFYQTGDSVYATHVDTKKTRLVFVFPADFKATITTLNADETLLGGAWSTDEEKEISKKYPAKSDFFNRIYEAKLPRTLFTVNVQTGQIDKLFTDKAWLNHVQFSPTDPQLLMFCHEGPWHKVDRIWTIDTKSKDVKLVHKRTMDMEIAGHEFFSPDGKTIWYDQQLPRGETFYVTGTDLKNGHERKCQLERNEWSVHYTISPSQLLFAGDGATKRPWPRPPMASGFICCGRRVSSSSPRSW
- the zwf gene encoding glucose-6-phosphate dehydrogenase, translating into MNTNEKIQPTIFVIFGGTGDLNARKLAPALYNLYLEGWLPTQFSIIGTGRTKLKEEEFRANLLKDINQFSRSGKVKPEQWEIFSQNLFYQASDLNDAETYKEFGVRIQQHETEWHTRANVIYYLAVAPNFFPIIAENLAKSKLTKDAERTRIVIEKPFGHDLESAKALNQLLTRIFNERQIYRIDHYLGKETVQNIMAFRFANSILEPVWNRSHIDHVQISVTEQLGAGERAGYYDGSGALRDMIQNHLLQLLCIIAMEPPISFNAEEVRNRKVDVLRAMRRFSPEDVRLSTVRGQYGNGWIEGKEVPGYRDELGSDSNTETFAAVKFFVDNWRWEGVPFYLRTGKRMHQSASVITIQFKDVPHFMFPASAADNISHNRLIISIQPEMSIRLQVQAKRPGLDMVLNTVDMVFDYKGTYTNQAPEAYETLLLDTMLGDQTLFMRGDQVEEAWDLIMPILTTWQNRMSLNFPNYSADSWGPESAEALIAREGFHWFTLPVNNKKKPA
- a CDS encoding NAD(P)-binding domain-containing protein, which produces MMLVPAGAIVDAVIVEMQQYLSPGDILIDGGNSHFTDTERRATSLEKVGLHFFGMGVSGGEEGARFGRA
- the gndA gene encoding NADP-dependent phosphogluconate dehydrogenase; the encoded protein is MMPGGDREAYKVMQPVFEAIAAKADGAPCVAYMGPGAAGHYVKMVHNGIEYGLMELIAETYGVMKNGLGMDNEAIRQTFAKWNEGRLQCYLLEITKDIFAYKAPDTDHLLLDDIRDEARSKGTGKWTSQSAMDVALPIPTIDNAVSMRDLSKFKALREQLAALYLPVASPLSGDKEELLRQLEEALYFSMVVTYAQGMHLLASASKDLKYDLQLATIAKIWRGGCIIRSVFLNDIFNAFEQNKDLEHLLLDANVQKQVTSVLPGARTVVGAAVAAGMAVPAFSASLSYFEALRTARLPSNLIQAQRDYFGAHTYELIGHEGVFHTQWTPKHEDATFKKGAQVEEEPQSQQPVIPNK
- a CDS encoding S8 family serine peptidase; this translates as MSALPTRNERVTLLFFSAGKANTQFAAQRPWANHARTFGIAASTENEHLASYSNFGEGIDLCAPSSDENIGLRSITNTSLPGGGDLAGHTGGPDDYTAHFGGTLSTTPLTAEVAAFVLSLDPTLTWQEVRDIFNNTAVKLTSSTLMPKRFWAWTAVRWPSVCRIKSREGPSYFGE
- the pgl gene encoding 6-phosphogluconolactonase; translated protein: MKLHISPATTEVLHELADYFVAAANQAIAAHGRFTVALSGGSSPKKLFELLASDAFKDQLDWTKVYFFFGDERNVPHTDPQSNYLMAKTALFEPLHIDAAQTFAVDTSLPPAQAAEAYTTAINQHFNSEQARFDLILLGLGDNSHTASLFPHTSVLHDKSASVQDVYVEELKGHRITFTAPLINQARAVAFLVFGEDKAAAVRHILEDKEDIDNFPAQLIAPTDGDLHWFLDTAAASKLDQQAS
- a CDS encoding polysaccharide deacetylase family protein, which translates into the protein MSSTFTSVAVARTSQRVFWLIVAGWLAMAPIASAQVLRRPIPDKLVVLTFDDGVVSHATVVAPLLKKYGFGGTFFVCEFPPDFADKTKYMSWPQIQQLHQAGFEVASHTLTHRHVNKLTPPQFKAELDSIEKRCATYRIPKPTTFAYPGYDTHPTSLVVLQAQGYQFARAGAAAPTTPPPTTHF